The Methylomusa anaerophila genome has a segment encoding these proteins:
- a CDS encoding glycosyltransferase family 2 protein: MTLTVLILAKNEEKNIRECIESAKFADEIIVIDDFSTDDTKAIAESLGAKVYQRAMNGDWGAQQTYAIQLARTEWIFFLDADERIPPALAVEIRNAVKLNEKYTYKVSRLNHIMGQALRHGGWYPDFGIHLLPREGSYVEGFVHPRIHHNYPEKQLKNHMLHYPYTSWEHYFNKLNLYTRLAAEKNRKNGKKANFFFDIMIRPHVAFFKMYILKAGWRDGKVGFILASFHYCYTMAKYVKLYYLQKTNKDNYSPL, encoded by the coding sequence ATGACACTGACAGTTTTAATACTGGCGAAAAATGAAGAGAAAAATATCCGGGAGTGCATCGAAAGCGCCAAATTCGCCGATGAAATTATTGTTATTGATGATTTTAGCACCGACGACACCAAGGCGATTGCGGAAAGCCTGGGGGCCAAAGTATACCAGCGGGCCATGAACGGCGACTGGGGGGCGCAACAAACTTACGCCATTCAACTGGCCCGGACGGAATGGATTTTTTTCCTTGATGCCGACGAGCGGATTCCCCCGGCATTGGCGGTTGAAATCCGGAATGCGGTTAAGCTTAATGAGAAATATACCTATAAAGTATCCCGGCTCAATCATATTATGGGACAAGCGCTGCGCCACGGCGGGTGGTATCCTGATTTCGGCATTCATCTTTTGCCCCGGGAAGGAAGTTATGTCGAGGGTTTTGTGCATCCCCGGATTCATCATAACTATCCTGAGAAACAGTTAAAGAATCATATGCTTCATTACCCATATACCAGTTGGGAGCATTACTTCAACAAGCTGAACCTCTACACCCGGCTGGCGGCCGAAAAGAACCGAAAAAACGGCAAGAAAGCCAACTTTTTCTTCGACATCATGATTAGACCGCATGTGGCGTTTTTCAAAATGTATATCCTGAAAGCCGGGTGGCGCGACGGCAAAGTCGGCTTCATCCTGGCTTCGTTTCACTACTGTTATACAATGGCGAAATATGTAAAGTTGTACTACTTGCAGAAGACCAATAAAGACAATTATTCACCTTTATAA
- a CDS encoding AbrB/MazE/SpoVT family DNA-binding domain-containing protein, with amino-acid sequence MQADIVKIGNSRGIRLPATILKQCGIGSKVELEIKDNKIILKPVKTPRQGWAAAFKRMNQNDDDILLIPDDVDADLLEEWNEN; translated from the coding sequence ATGCAAGCGGATATTGTGAAAATCGGTAATTCCAGGGGAATAAGGCTTCCGGCCACGATACTTAAACAATGTGGCATAGGTTCTAAAGTGGAACTGGAAATCAAAGATAACAAGATTATTTTAAAGCCGGTTAAAACGCCACGGCAAGGGTGGGCCGCAGCATTTAAACGAATGAATCAAAATGATGACGATATTTTACTAATCCCTGATGATGTTGATGCCGACCTATTAGAGGAATGGAATGAAAATTGA
- a CDS encoding type II toxin-antitoxin system PemK/MazF family toxin has translation MKIDQYSVYWVDLNPTRGAEMNKTRPCVVISPLEMNTYLRTIIIAPVTRRGREGYPTRIKLAVNDVSGWIVLDQIRAIDKTRLCEKIGNLTNGEIAEAKNIIKEMLVD, from the coding sequence ATGAAAATTGACCAATATTCCGTGTACTGGGTGGATTTAAACCCCACCCGAGGCGCGGAGATGAATAAGACAAGACCCTGTGTAGTTATCTCTCCACTGGAGATGAACACTTATTTGCGAACCATCATAATTGCACCGGTAACGAGGCGGGGCAGGGAGGGATACCCTACTCGTATAAAATTGGCTGTGAATGATGTATCAGGCTGGATTGTATTAGACCAAATCCGGGCTATAGATAAAACTAGACTCTGTGAAAAAATAGGGAATCTAACCAACGGCGAAATAGCAGAGGCAAAAAATATTATCAAGGAAATGCTGGTTGACTAA
- a CDS encoding D-sedoheptulose-7-phosphate isomerase gives MLVEKIMQDHVIVVEKTRKECLADIETFAGLCKKAVLAGRTVFFCGNGGSAADSQHLAAEFVGRFQRERRALPAVALTTDTSILTAVANDYGYELVFARQVEALARPGDVVVGISTSGSSPNVVAAIERAKAAGAAAVGMTGETGGKLADLCDVCIKVPSNVTARIQEAHILVGHIICEMIDEVPAGV, from the coding sequence ATGTTAGTTGAGAAAATTATGCAGGATCATGTTATTGTGGTCGAGAAAACTAGGAAAGAATGTCTGGCCGATATTGAAACATTTGCCGGCCTTTGCAAAAAGGCTGTTTTGGCGGGAAGAACGGTTTTTTTCTGCGGCAATGGCGGGAGCGCCGCCGACAGCCAGCATTTGGCCGCCGAGTTTGTCGGCCGTTTCCAGAGAGAACGGCGGGCGTTGCCGGCTGTTGCCTTAACCACGGATACGTCAATTTTGACTGCTGTCGCCAATGACTATGGCTATGAATTGGTATTTGCGCGGCAGGTGGAAGCACTGGCCCGCCCGGGCGACGTGGTGGTGGGAATCAGTACGTCGGGCAGCAGCCCGAACGTTGTTGCCGCCATTGAACGGGCCAAAGCCGCCGGCGCCGCCGCCGTCGGCATGACCGGCGAAACAGGCGGCAAACTGGCCGACCTGTGTGACGTATGCATCAAAGTGCCGTCTAACGTAACTGCCCGGATACAGGAAGCCCACATTCTGGTGGGACACATTATTTGTGAAATGATCGACGAGGTGCCGGCCGGTGTTTGA